Part of the Zingiber officinale cultivar Zhangliang chromosome 6A, Zo_v1.1, whole genome shotgun sequence genome, tatatggcattgtccttctatcctagacatctagattgatcaatatgaggcatagaccgtgtcatcctctaatcaatctaaatcttgaatcccaagtagactcactcaatcaaataagctcaatatctcatattgactcatttgggcatggtcatgcacttagtggtctcactctatcaagaatatcgatgtcactcccatcatataggagggatagatcccactacatcactcacatcgctCCGCATAATTTGTACGTATCTACTAAATCATGTAAATTTTCATTCTAGATAGATTTTATAAATGCTAAAGtcctatatataatttttataaaacttaatactaagtctaaatagaaacctatatccatggttatataattccatatatatCCACATATATAAAATTCGTaagttatatatttataaatgctaagccatttatattatttttatgaaaatttaatACTAAACCTATATCCATGGTTATATAATTTCATATGCATACCAAGTCATCAAGTTGATATTAAATCCCAAATTCTGTATATATCTGCATAAAATCGGTAGGCTATagtgtttaattatttttattaatcttttatttaatttGGTATGCaccatataaatttatattttctatATTGATTAGATGAATAAGTTACACataaatactaagtctttatatatttgtatcctactattttcttaatataattcACTAATCTAAATTTCCTAATTGTaggctaacttaattaattaggtctatttatgtaaataaattcttaattaaatcaaatgaacaattacaattaatccaataaatattcttaattaaataaatttaaaatctaattaaattataattaatctaataaattacccttaattaaataaatccggattctaattaaattacaatttaatCCAGTAActctccttaattaaataaatgatTTCGAACACTACAATACATAGCATTATACTCCACGGCAAATGCATGATTGAGTAGAAGTGTATATTTATATATTGCATTTTTAGTGCAATTGTGTGGCAACTGCAGTATAAGTTTCTGCATGCTCATAAAACATCAAGATAAGTCAATAAGACACTTTTAACAATCTTGTTTTTCTGTGAACATCTAGATCATTAACTATTTGATTCAACAAATTAATACAGAGTCACTATGGTAACAGTCAAGGGATTCCTTACAGCAAATTTAGCCAACTTGTCAGCTACTTCATTTCCTGTCCTACtgaaatttcatgaaataattGAAACACGCCTGCTAAGCACAGTAGCAGTGTAGTACATCATTTATTAGGTTCTTATAAATTAGAGAGCACGGTAGTTATTGATGATTCTTCAAGCCCATGTTTCATTCAACAGCTtagtcttttttcttttttccaaaACCAACCACAGCCTATACATTTCTGCTTGTCTCTAGAGTATCGACAGCTGCACCAACAACAAATATCAGCATTCCAGATGCATCACAGGACCACAATATTCTTTCCCTTCACATCAGCATTTCCGAGTCTTTCCTTACCTTTCGCAACATCTTCCTCTACCCTTTTCACTTGTGTTTATTTTCCACACTTCTGTATAGTCAATCTTACTGTCATTGTCTTTTTTGATATTAAGCATAGCCCCTATGCCCTTTACCCCATTGCATCATTTCATTACAACTTTTGCAATCAAAGTTGAAATTAACAGTCTTTCTGACTCATTCCTGCTAGTTCGTTCTTGCTGCCAACTCAACTTATTGCAAATACTTTTCTCCTGAAATCTGTAGTTGATTGTTCTTTCTGCTTCACACTGAGGAGAACAATATTGAAGAAACACATGCTATGAATCCTCCTTTAACAACTGCAATGGGCATGGCCAGCTTTAAATTTTCGCCAAGCTGGCAATATTTCTGAATTAGGTAGACTCGTTAGTTTCCAGAGAAAAAAATTAACCTCATACATAAAATATCAAACATTCTAAAATGCAAATCAACACTTGGGTTCTACCTTTCTGTGTTTTGTTGCGGCTTTTGTGTCTTTCTTCATATTTTGTATGACATGAATTAACATAGCCTTACACTGATTCTCCAATCCTATCAAGAGAAAACAGTGATTTTATTCTACAAGATTTTTTGTTGCTTCTGGTTTCTTCAAAGTCTTTTGGGTTACTTGTCTAGGGAGTTTCATTGAGTTTAAAAATGCAATTTGCCAGTGTTACTAGGATTGCCATCTAAGAATGCATGAGGCTTGTGTGATTGTATTATTCATGATCTTCTATTTATGTTTCCTTCATGTAGCTACTGGATTGGTCTTTACTGGTCTGCTATGAGTAAATGGTTCAATATGTGTTAAGACAATAACAGAATACAAACTTTGAATCTGCACATGCTAATAGGTGTCCTTTGTTAGTAATATTATTCTTGTAAGTTAATGAACTTTTGCTTTCAAGATTCAAAAACATTTGTAATGTGGTAAATGTTTTTTTTGGTTTGGAGAAgctttttcttttaaagcatctcCTAGATCTTGTTTTTTCCTTCACATATCTGTATAATTGCCAAATCAAATCATGTAGATGTAGCATCATAAACTTGAGTAGTGCAGCGAGAAACTTCCAGTACTAAACTACTTTCTTGCTATTGTTTGTTAGGACGACAACAAGGCTTCTTCTCATCTTAGAAGTGTTTCAGAAACCTAGTTTGAAATAGGATAGAACTTCTGAGCAATGATAACTATTAATGTTAGTCTGGCTATCTTTTGGAGAGCCCCTTCTTGTTTTGTCAGTTTCAGAACTTGAGTGCCATTCATGAGAAATAAGTTCAATGCATGGATGGAGGCTGTCTCGAATTCCAGCCAAATTTTGTTAAACTCATCGCAGGATATTTCAGTCTGGTCCAATATTTTCAGTTAGAGGAGAAAATAAACCATGAGATTGGTAACTGCATTGCATGGATGAAGTTGCTAGTTATTTGAGAACAAAAAACACAAGTCATCACACAAGAAGGGCATGTATGAATTTAGTTTGTGAACCTTTTTCTTGAAGAAAGCAGGAGATCGTCATAGTAGAAGTGTTGAACTGCATTAGAACTATCACCTGAAACACGCTTTGTTGAAATGAAACCACTCTTTGACAATGAAAGAGGCTTCTAGCCATCTTGAAATAGTTAAATATCCTATAATTCTCAACGGAAGTGTTTTTGATTCCTGAACTGCCTTACCCTTTCAGAAATCTGCAAGTTGATGTCATTGTGTATTTGTGTTTTGCCAATTATTCGAGATGGTTTGGAGGTCAGCAGCCTCTTGCTTCTGTATTGTTTCTTGAGTTATTTCATTTTTTCCTTGCTTTCTAAAGATACCTATGTTTTCAAGATCACAGCTCTTTGGAACAATTATGGTTTCCTTTTGCTTGATAAGATCTTGTTTACAAGTAGCCTGGAATTCTTCTCCCTCAATTCTGCAAATTGCCTACATGAGCCTTCGCTCCCTTCAAGCAAAAGATGAACATGAACCCCTTGACATCTCAGGATGGTTTATCAAAGCAAGGTAATTTATGTTGATAGCAGAGAAGAGCTTTATTGGATTTCAAAGTGAACTCAAAACCATTTTACAATACGGTTGTTGAGTGTTAATCTATTATCTTTTGGATTTTAATTAAGAAATTGCTTAGACTAATTATTCAATAGCATAGACCCTGATTggacttttcttttaaaaaaagaatCCATTTAGGGTTGGTTCTTTTTACCATGtttttatgttatgtaaatgaaAGATATCATTAGTTTTAATTGCCAAGCATTTCACGTTTGAAAACCTTTCCCCTGTCGCTCACCGTCGATTTCTGTATCCGTTGTTCCCGCTGCCCGCCGTGCCGACTTGATgccgtgttttttttttttttttttttttttttttttttcagattgtCAGCTTAATCACCATCACGGAGGGGATGCGGTATGGCTCAGCATGTTATGGTgattatttataaataatattaaataatatttataaataatatttataaattatatctattaataaatgatttattaaatttataaataaataaaaaaaaataagcttGAAGCATTAAACTcaataaccaagtaaaattaaaatttttaaataataaaatatgtttaaattaagagtttcataacatttatctaaatgaattaagtttaaattttaaaaaatcaaattaatttttttataatcattttaataatttgatATAGTTTAGACTCAGATTAATTTAACTCAATTACtttgttaaataaatttgaaaaaatacaaAATTTAGTTCAACTTAATTATTAACAACCCTAACTCAATAACATGTGTTTTCTACTTTGGTCCATAATTGTTCACGTGCTAATTTGTCAATTATTTATCACAATTTTACAATCTTCTATCATCCACAATTTTACGACTTACAAATTTGGTGCAAATCATCAAATCTTCTTACGGGTCTATCCAATCAATGAATCAGGTAATTGGATTGCTATACAATTGATTCTAGTTAATCAATGACGTGAAACTTGTTCTAGTATGATTTTTATaacaattgttttttttttttaaatggctATGTGTGAAAAGTTAGACCTTCATCATgagatttttttcttaaaaaataggAATCTAGGGTTGTTTTTAGCAAATTTATATGATATAATGAAATATATGATTCATTTTTAATGTATCCACTTTGCTCTCTATTCTCACTCTCGCATTTGAAAACCTTCCCACTTACGCTCACCGGCCGTATCTTTATCCGCCGTGCCCGCTTCCTGCCGCGCCGACGACGACGCCGCCTGCCTTTCGGGTCGATAGGGCAGCAGCTCCGTCATCACGACCGAAGAAATGCCACCCACACCGTCGAAATCCCCATCGGCTACGAGGGCGGCGATCACGCCGCGAGGAATGGAGGAGGGAGCGGCGAGCAGGAGTGATTCGGTGGTTCCCACCGAGGAGCCGGCGGACCGTCGAGTCCCCGTCCTGGATGACGATGACGACTACGAGATCCAGGGGCTCAGGGAGAAACTGATGCTCCACCTACAAGAGGCGGCGGACCGTCTGAATCTGACGGTTCCGTTTCTTCCCAAGGCGACGGCGCCAGATCCGGTGGCGTGCGAGAACACCTCAATATCCGACGAATCGGCGGCGCCGCTTTCGAAGATGAGGACGAGGCGCATGATCTTGAGGGCTCACGAGGAACAGGGGAGCGTGAGCAGGTTTCCGCCGTCGACGGCGGAGACGCGGGCGGTGCATTTCCGAACGGAACGACAAAAGTGGCCCAAGTTCTCTTTCTCCCTCACGAGGGACGAGATCGAGGAGGACCTCTACTCCATGACGGGGTGCAGAGCTCGCCGCCGGCCAAGAAAAAGGCCGACGGCGGTCCAAAAACAGATCGATGTGGGTTGTTTCTTCCTTtaatttccttcttctttctttcaatCTCAAGTGATTTGAAAACATACAAAAACCAATCTTGGCAGCTCTTCATCAATCTTTGATGGTTTTCCATTAAAATGTTTCTTCCTTTCTTGCCGCAGACCTTGTTCCCCGGCTCGCGGCTGTCTGAGATCACCAGCGACTCCTACAAGCTCCCCGATGAGAGGTAGCTAGCTAAATATAGTAAACCCAAGAAAATCTCAATATTTTTCTGCAAACTTTGTCATTGAAATCTCCATTCTGATTACTGACTTATTGCTCTGTGATTGTTCATTTTATACTTTGTCGATTTTTCTTTTTTTGGAAAAAAGAGATTATTTGCAGTGGAAATTAAATCAATCATTTGAAGGCATTGCTAGATGCAAAATGAGAAATATAAAATGCTATCTTTTATATTAAAGAACATGGTTAGTAATATCTATGTCTTTGTCAATAGCCATAGCTTCATTGTCTATTTGTGGATGTTGTCCATGGCAAACTTGAGAAAAGCATGACAATATGAGTTCCCATTAGATTTGGGCACTAGGTGATGCTTAGACTTGATCATCCATGGTTCGGTCATGACTTCTTGGGATGGTGTATCTTCGGGCGAGAGAGCATCGAGTTCCAATATGAATGGATGGACCTTAACTCGATTTACACGAAACATTTTTGATGATGATGTCCACTTTCTATGAAGGCGAGCAATTGCTAAGCAAGTAAAGGGGAACTAAGGTTTTTGTCTTGAGGTCAACATCGAACAAGAACAAGGGAAGGTTAAGAACCATAGTGTGGGTGAGTGAGGCCAGATCAACAATAGGTGTGGATTGAACCAAGGTTGACAAGGGCacggatcctctggaccgcaaagTGCAATCCAGAGGATGGACAACATCACTCAATGGTGTAATTTGATGAACCCCACCTATTATACAGCTGGGATCCATGAAACCCCACCTATGAATGACCTCTAGTCTAGGACGGATCAAGGGTTGTGATCCAAAGGATCCTGGGTGGGTTGACAAGGAACACTGAGGGTAAATTTTTATTGCATTCTCTCTCACTCTTCTATTTTTCTTCTGCTCTTCCTTTTCCCTCTTGTTTTTTTCCTCGATGGTAAATTAAGGAAGTTACTTTAAGGGCTAGTGATCTCGTCTGAGAACATCGATGAATGAGCCACCGGTGAGTGTGCATTGGTATTGACTTGGTCATCGATCGCCTAGTAATATTAAAGACTTATTAATAGACTCGCAGGAGCCTGAAAGGGAGAAAATGAGAAGGAGACTATTAAAATGGCTCCTAGTGCAAcaactccgatgctcaagtctcGGTAAAGGAGGAGGAAAGAACAGTAGTCTAGGGTTTGTGAATGCATGTGTGTGCGAACCTACGCCTATAGGATCATGCTACCTTTTATATAGTTACGGCTATGCTCCACCTTCTCTAAGATTCACGTTGGCGTTATCCATGTTTCTTGAATTAAATATCTACATTGCCCACCTCTTCTGGATTAAATGACAACATTTCCCACATTCTTCGAGGAATAATGGCAACATTGGCCGTATCTTCAGCAAGCAATAGCCTAGCGCCTTGGTTGCCAGCCATCAGAGGCCCCGCTCTAGTTAGTCGGGGTGATTCGAAATCAAGATTAACACAGAGTCAAACTCAGCACAGAGTCGGACCTGAGTCGGATTTGGCATGGAGATGAGGTTGCGTGGAGTGGGACTTAAATCAAAGTCGACGGTTGCATGGAGTCGGGGTTGCACGGAGTCTAGGTGACCTCTTGTTGACTTTGACTATCACCTCTGTGCGACTATTGACATTTTCCACCCATGTGGAACCCCCTAATTACTCCCCATATCACTAGTCATTCCTTCAAGTCTAGTGGAAGGAGGTGAGAATCTGATTAACTGTACTAttgtgtgttggatcgagaagcgctagaggtgggggggggggggggttgtatAGCGCTCGTGGTTTTCACTTGACGTAATCGAAAATGTAACGAGTAAATGCACAGTGAAAATTAAATCAAACACACaaaacacacagaagactccaagatttacttggttcggagcctaggacgactcctactccatggtccacgctcgttgagcgtttactttgggcaacaactattatGCGCAACATGTTACAAGAGTATTACAATTTAACAGTAAAAAAtatctataccgacaacaagaattgaAGATCacgaagcttcgggttgtcggggaTTTGTCGTAACTTAGCCAGGTCGTATCTTGAGCATCACACGAAGGATGAATCACTTGGAATCTAATGAATCAAGCTGCTGGTTGAATACCCCTTATAAaagctgttggaggcacctcaaagcccttgagggtgcctccatcgcagccgagtcagccgcgcggaTAAGCGCAGAAGaagttgttggatcgtgaagtttcgctagagggggggtgaatagcgatttaaaaat contains:
- the LOC121994771 gene encoding uncharacterized protein LOC121994771, which produces MPPTPSKSPSATRAAITPRGMEEGAASRSDSVVPTEEPADRRVPVLDDDDDYEIQGLREKLMLHLQEAADRLNLTVPFLPKATAPDPVACENTSISDESAAPLSKMRTRRMILRAHEEQGSVSRFPPSTAETRAVHFRTERQKWPKFSFSLTRDEIEEDLYSMTGCRARRRPRKRPTAVQKQIDTLFPGSRLSEITSDSYKLPDER